The following nucleotide sequence is from Citrus sinensis cultivar Valencia sweet orange chromosome 6, DVS_A1.0, whole genome shotgun sequence.
TATCCAGAATTGATGGGTCcaaaatatgatatgttttaagcatgtttttaatttaaaatcaagtgaaatttttatcaaaagttCCTTTACATGTCTAGTATGTGCATATTTAGTTTCATGAGTTTAGGGcttgtataataaatacaaattttgaaatttgcgTTTGCAATCCTGAAACTATTTTCCAGAATTGAAAGATCACATTactaatcaatttttattatgtttaaatGGTCATGAAATTTTTGCTAGGTGTTATTAACTTGTTTCactattttttgatttttataattaaagttaCGAATTTTTGGGTCAGATGACCACAAGTCTAAATTTTTCTAGACAAGTTTTGGATACATGAAacgaaaatttattttaaatattttttgttataaaataaatctctTACTTTTATCTCTGAGTCTTTGTTATCTTTCCTGACATAATTTAAAATGGCATGatttttagagttttatttaaatatttatgaaatttcaaattgttACTATGTAGTATTAAATACTGAAAAGACTTTTTTGTCCgccttaaaattaaatgatttttgaataaatttacaaCTCTTTCAATTATTAGGTACTTTCATAAGAAATCTCACCTGTTAAAATAGAATCTTTGCAAGGTTTTATAATTCTTGGAGTgacatattattaaattaatttcaaaatgtaTAGGGTGGTTAGAATTTTAATCGTTTTGTCAGTTTGGTATTTTCATATCTAAGAAGGTTGATGTATTGAAGAGTGAATTCGtgcataatatttattagatgtatatatatgtaattatgtATGAAAAGATTTCATATGAATTGGAATTTATGGTTTTTAAAGCAATTTTACCATTATAGTTTATGACAATAAGttatattttggttaaaagtttatttaaaatgttttccaaaaattgttttaataatgactttaaaatacttatcttttcataaattatttcttgtaaaaatatttgtaaagcTTTGCTAGTTAAATGTCTTATAAAagcattttattgatatattagTTGATTGATTGATATTGAAAGACTAAAAAATGTTTTCATGGTCTTGGCTCATTTTCTATAGTTACCGTTATTGAGATTACAAAATGGCTAATTGTATTGTGAACACCTATTAAAAGAGAGGGACTCAAATGATATTATCAGTTCGGTtcgaattttttaaaatttaattcgaAAAtcgaacaaaaaaataaacccaaaaaaacGAACCGAACCGATTTTTTTCGGTTCCGGTTTGATTTTGCCCACCACTAGGTATTAGGATATTGTGTGAGGGTATTTATTTCCATTAAGATTAAGTCTTCAAAAATCTTAATCAATCCCCTGAGAATAGAACAGAAACTTTAAGTTCCGACTCTGAAACAGCGAAGGCTGACGCAAAGCAAAATAACaccaaacaaaaagcacaattcatcAATCCCTAAATTCCCTCTCTTATAATCCCCTTTTTCTGCATATGCCCATTACGTGATTTTATCTATTTCTGATTCTCCTTCTGGGTTTTCTTCACTGGTAAGCGTCTCTCTAGATCCCAACCCATTTAGTCTTTTTGTATACGAAGCTCTGTTTGATTGGAAGCTTCgatttttagtttctttttgatgatttattaATCTGATTTCGTGTTTGCATGATAACAAGttataatcttttactttaatttgatGTCAAGGATTGAAATATATGATTGATTGTTTTTTGTGTATCGGTTTTGCTATTAGGACATAgtgattattatattttaaatataatcatttaaattttatttaaccatttattatttaatagataaaaataaatttgtaattttatttaataatctatTGTTTACCAATATTATATCTTCTATATAAAATTGACTTATTAATACCCGCACACATGCAAACTatgttatttcttaatttaatggctagatttttgaaaaatattcctCAACAAATGATAGTATCAGTATGCATTGCATTTTGCAGATATATTAGAAGCAAGGGCGGAAATCAATGGCAGGGTTTAGTGATCTTCCTGAAGAATTGGTGTTCAAGATTCTTGTATTACTGCCTGTAGACTCGCTGTTGTGTTCCAAATGCGTACAAAAGTCATGGTATTCTCTCATTACGAACTCTAGATTCGTAGTTAAGCATCTCCGCAACCAGATACGTAACAAGAACAGTTGTGCTCTTGTCATTTCACGGCCcatttcatttgatatttCAGAAGCAAATGGCTTGTTCTTCCACTTCTGTGATTGTAATCACATTTTTACTGTTGGTAAGATTATTGAATATCGGTGGTACGAGGATAAACCAGATTATAAACTCGTGGGTCATTGCCATGGCATTGTATGTTTCGCTTTGCTTTCTGGTAGAGTTGTTTTGGCTAACCCAGCTATTAGAGAATTCAGACACCTCCGTGAACACTGTTACCACTCTTTTCGCTACTGGATGGGTTGTGTTGGCTTTGGTTACGATGTCAAATCCAATGATTACAAAGTTGTACGAATATTGTGTATTTCGGATGGCTCTGGTCTTTGTCATTTAAAGGTCGAGGTGTACACCTTGAGTGCAGATTGCTGGAGGGAACTAGCCGCAAACATAGACTTTTTAGGAGCTGGGACTCGTTTTCTAAAGGACAATTTTGAATGTCAATACTTCAGAGGAGCTTGTTATTGGATTTCGTGGAATAAGTCGGTTGggattaattataataatctgGTTAAT
It contains:
- the LOC127902985 gene encoding F-box/kelch-repeat protein At3g23880-like — its product is MAGFSDLPEELVFKILVLLPVDSLLCSKCVQKSWYSLITNSRFVVKHLRNQIRNKNSCALVISRPISFDISEANGLFFHFCDCNHIFTVGKIIEYRWYEDKPDYKLVGHCHGIVCFALLSGRVVLANPAIREFRHLREHCYHSFRYWMGCVGFGYDVKSNDYKVVRILCISDGSGLCHLKVEVYTLSADCWRELAANIDFLGAGTRFLKDNFECQYFRGACYWISWNKSVGINYNNLVNGDFIFSFDMSDEVFQKLPVPNIPNEIDQEFSKLTVLNESLAFVLRDKYRKSYEIQIWVMDEFGANEIWKKLFTTEPFCEIKRPLSFCERGELIMDDYYREACSYNLGTKEIKKLPVLACTLKIQDKFGTSLFGFRLLYVVNYMSSLVSVRGGHKLIT